From a region of the Thermus caldilimi genome:
- a CDS encoding Eco57I restriction-modification methylase domain-containing protein — MKDYLAGIAQKDRHAKERLAGVAFDGRYLIFVRHLGGRWVEEPPLEANPLSLKRFLTWLAGLASGIALTPENLNRDFNIEQLRTQTILRSLYQALGKALAEEGLARKLFAQWRTFFSESIDYSEAFGGRKLEPLKKWVRKAGLDIQTPEEAERFFFVLHTYFALLAKLLAWLALSRHMGVKLGAPQFSVLASADGDTLRKRLGEMESGGIFRQYGILNLLEGDFFAWYLHAWNEEVEQGLRTLIERLDEYDPTTLSLFPEETRDLFKKLYHYLLPREIRHNLGEYYTPDWLAWRLLVQLDNRFFTGTPSPHNEEMRQKLLQTRFLDPACGSATFLVLVIGRMLELGRLLMVPEKELLEAILTNVVGFDLNPLAVLTARVNYLLAIANLLQYRQGDITIPIYLADSVRTPAEGQDLFNQGIYIFPTAVGEFQVPAALVATPKRFDRFCEILEDSIRSEVDAKAFLERTRREWSLVAKEWDDHAQELAKGLYERLLDLHRKGLNGLWARLLKNNFAPLTVGQFDYIVGNPPWVNWEHLPDGYRESIKDLWLRYRIAGTFKGGRPRLGAVKVDISALMTHTVADRLLRDSGRLGFVITQSLFKTAGAGAGFRRLSIPTGNGEEIPLRILHVDDMVDLNPFEGASNRTAVLILEKGSPTQYPVPYTVWRKKRGARFTYESTLEEVIAATKRLNFVAEPVDPKDLTSPWLTARPKALQAMHKILGRSDYKAHEGVNTGGANAVYWVGLVLKRPNRLWVVRNLTEGAKVKVKEVTETIEPDLLYPLIRGRDVQRWRAEPSAWIIVPKYPEKPGRTIPMHQMQHLYPKTYGYFERFEEVLRKRADAMVKSAIARGEPFYFYGAVGPYTFAPWKVVWREVAHTLDATVVPPKEGKPTIPAHTLVSVGCASKDAAHYLCSVLNSSCTRLTVQSYIVLHPDPHILEHIRIPRYDPTNPVHRRLAELSEAAHEAARQGDTTALRHIEAEIDQQAAKLWGLTEEELREIQRSLAELAGNGDT, encoded by the coding sequence GTGAAGGATTACCTTGCCGGTATTGCCCAAAAGGATCGCCACGCCAAGGAGCGCCTGGCGGGTGTGGCCTTTGACGGGCGCTATCTCATCTTTGTCCGGCACTTGGGGGGAAGGTGGGTGGAAGAACCTCCCCTGGAGGCAAACCCCCTCTCGCTCAAGCGATTTCTCACCTGGCTTGCAGGCTTGGCTTCAGGGATTGCCCTAACACCGGAAAACCTCAACCGGGACTTTAACATAGAGCAGCTTCGCACCCAGACCATCCTTCGAAGCCTCTATCAAGCCTTGGGAAAAGCATTGGCGGAGGAAGGTCTGGCCCGTAAACTCTTTGCACAGTGGCGCACCTTTTTCAGCGAATCCATAGATTATTCCGAAGCCTTTGGTGGGCGCAAGTTGGAGCCGCTTAAGAAATGGGTGCGCAAGGCTGGCCTGGACATCCAAACCCCAGAAGAAGCCGAGCGCTTCTTCTTTGTCCTCCACACGTACTTCGCTCTCCTAGCCAAGCTTCTCGCTTGGCTGGCCCTTTCCCGCCACATGGGGGTTAAGCTAGGGGCACCCCAGTTTTCCGTCCTGGCCTCGGCAGACGGGGACACCCTGCGGAAAAGGCTGGGGGAGATGGAATCCGGAGGCATCTTCCGCCAGTATGGGATCCTCAACCTTTTGGAGGGCGACTTCTTCGCCTGGTACCTCCACGCCTGGAACGAAGAGGTGGAGCAGGGCCTTCGCACCCTCATCGAACGCCTGGACGAGTACGACCCCACCACCCTATCCCTCTTCCCCGAAGAAACCCGGGACCTTTTCAAAAAGCTCTATCACTACCTCTTACCCCGGGAAATACGCCACAACCTTGGGGAGTACTACACACCAGACTGGCTGGCGTGGCGCCTTCTGGTACAGCTCGATAACCGCTTCTTCACCGGGACCCCTTCGCCTCACAACGAGGAAATGCGCCAAAAACTTCTCCAGACCCGTTTTTTGGACCCTGCTTGCGGCTCCGCCACCTTCCTGGTCCTGGTCATTGGAAGAATGTTGGAGCTGGGGCGCTTACTCATGGTTCCAGAAAAAGAACTTTTGGAGGCCATCCTAACGAATGTGGTGGGCTTTGACCTTAACCCCCTTGCCGTCCTCACAGCCCGGGTTAACTACCTGCTGGCCATCGCCAACCTCCTCCAGTACCGGCAAGGGGATATCACCATACCCATTTACTTGGCTGACTCTGTCCGCACGCCCGCCGAGGGGCAGGACCTTTTCAACCAGGGTATCTACATCTTCCCCACCGCCGTGGGGGAGTTCCAAGTGCCAGCGGCGCTGGTCGCTACCCCAAAACGCTTCGACCGCTTTTGTGAGATTCTGGAGGACAGCATACGCTCCGAGGTGGATGCCAAGGCCTTCCTGGAAAGGACCCGCCGAGAATGGAGTCTGGTAGCGAAAGAATGGGATGACCACGCCCAAGAGCTGGCCAAAGGCCTCTACGAAAGGCTCTTAGACCTTCACCGCAAGGGCCTCAACGGCCTTTGGGCAAGGCTCCTCAAGAACAACTTCGCCCCTCTCACCGTGGGGCAGTTTGACTATATCGTCGGCAATCCACCATGGGTGAACTGGGAGCACCTGCCCGATGGATACCGCGAGAGCATCAAAGACCTCTGGCTCCGCTACCGCATAGCCGGCACCTTCAAAGGCGGGCGGCCACGCTTAGGAGCAGTCAAGGTGGACATCTCCGCCCTCATGACCCACACTGTAGCCGACAGGCTGCTCAGAGACAGCGGCAGGCTCGGCTTCGTCATCACGCAATCACTTTTCAAAACAGCGGGAGCCGGCGCCGGATTCCGGCGGCTAAGCATCCCCACAGGAAACGGCGAGGAAATTCCTCTCCGCATCCTGCACGTGGATGATATGGTGGACCTTAACCCCTTTGAGGGCGCCTCCAACCGCACGGCCGTGTTGATACTGGAAAAGGGCAGTCCAACTCAGTATCCCGTACCCTACACTGTTTGGCGCAAGAAGAGGGGTGCTCGCTTCACCTACGAAAGCACCTTGGAGGAAGTAATAGCGGCTACAAAACGGCTCAACTTCGTTGCTGAACCCGTAGACCCCAAGGACCTCACCTCCCCCTGGCTCACCGCCCGCCCGAAAGCACTCCAAGCGATGCACAAAATCTTGGGTCGGTCCGACTACAAAGCCCACGAAGGGGTTAATACCGGTGGTGCTAACGCCGTCTACTGGGTTGGGCTTGTACTAAAGCGCCCTAACAGGCTTTGGGTGGTACGCAATCTTACTGAGGGAGCCAAGGTTAAGGTAAAAGAGGTGACCGAAACCATTGAGCCTGATCTGCTTTACCCACTCATCCGCGGGCGGGATGTACAACGTTGGCGGGCGGAACCCTCAGCGTGGATTATCGTTCCCAAGTACCCAGAGAAGCCTGGGCGCACTATCCCGATGCACCAAATGCAACATCTATATCCTAAAACCTATGGATATTTTGAGAGGTTTGAGGAGGTTCTTCGCAAACGAGCTGATGCGATGGTTAAGAGTGCTATTGCTCGAGGAGAACCTTTTTACTTTTACGGCGCCGTCGGTCCCTACACCTTTGCCCCATGGAAGGTGGTGTGGCGTGAGGTTGCGCATACCCTCGATGCGACTGTTGTACCTCCCAAAGAAGGCAAACCCACCATTCCTGCTCACACCCTCGTTAGTGTGGGGTGTGCATCCAAAGATGCCGCTCATTATCTCTGCAGCGTTCTTAATAGCTCCTGCACTCGCCTCACTGTCCAGTCCTACATAGTCCTCCACCCTGATCCACATATCCTCGAGCACATCCGCATCCCGCGTTATGATCCGACCAACCCGGTGCATCGGCGACTGGCGGAGTTATCGGAAGCGGCACACGAGGCGGCGCGGCAGGGGGATACAACGGCGTTGCGTCACATTGAGGCGGAGATCGACCAGCAGGCGGCGAAGCTGTGGGGCTTGACCGAGGAGGAATTGCGTGAGATCCAACGCAGTTTGGCCGAATTGGCCGGGAACGGGGACACGTAG
- the ftsY gene encoding signal recognition particle-docking protein FtsY, with product MGFFDRLKAGLAKTRETLLKAIPWGGSPEEVLEELEMALLAADVGLEATEELLAEVRASGRKDLKEAVKEKLVQMLEPDERRATLRKLGFRPQTPKPVEPQGHVVLVVGVNGVGKTTTIAKLGRYYRNLGKKVMFCAGDTFRAAGGAQLSEWGKRLDIPVIQGPEGADPAALAFDAASARKARGYDLLLVDTAGRLHTKHNLMEELKKVKRAIAKADPEEPKEVWLVLDAVTGQNGLEQAKRFHEAVGLTGVIVTKLDGTAKGGVLIPIVRTLKVPIRFIGVGEGPDDLQPFDAEAFVEALLEG from the coding sequence ATGGGCTTCTTTGACCGACTGAAAGCCGGCCTCGCCAAGACGCGAGAAACCCTCCTCAAGGCCATCCCCTGGGGCGGAAGCCCCGAGGAGGTCCTGGAGGAGCTGGAAATGGCCCTCCTCGCCGCCGACGTGGGCCTCGAGGCCACCGAGGAGCTCCTGGCCGAGGTACGGGCTTCGGGACGGAAAGACCTGAAGGAGGCCGTAAAGGAGAAGCTCGTCCAGATGCTGGAGCCGGACGAGCGCCGGGCCACCTTGAGGAAACTCGGCTTCCGCCCGCAAACCCCTAAGCCCGTGGAACCCCAGGGCCACGTGGTTCTGGTGGTGGGGGTAAACGGGGTGGGCAAGACCACCACCATCGCCAAGCTGGGACGCTACTACCGGAACCTGGGCAAGAAGGTGATGTTCTGCGCCGGGGACACCTTCCGCGCGGCCGGGGGAGCCCAGCTTTCCGAGTGGGGGAAACGCTTGGACATCCCCGTGATCCAAGGGCCAGAAGGGGCCGACCCCGCCGCTTTGGCCTTTGATGCGGCAAGCGCCCGGAAAGCCAGGGGCTACGACCTCCTCCTGGTGGACACCGCAGGCCGCCTCCACACCAAGCACAACCTGATGGAGGAGCTGAAGAAGGTGAAGCGGGCCATCGCCAAGGCCGATCCCGAGGAGCCCAAGGAGGTCTGGCTGGTGCTGGACGCCGTCACCGGGCAAAACGGCCTGGAGCAGGCCAAGCGCTTCCACGAGGCGGTGGGGCTCACCGGGGTCATCGTCACCAAGCTGGACGGCACCGCCAAGGGCGGAGTCCTCATTCCCATCGTGCGCACCCTTAAGGTGCCCATCCGCTTCATCGGGGTGGGGGAAGGCCCAGACGACCTCCAGCCCTTTGACGCCGAGGCCTTTGTGGAGGCGTTGCTAGAGGGCTAG